The genomic DNA TATGGGGAATACACTATGATGTTGTcgacattttagaataataataaaaaattcttcAAAACTTTGAAATGACACAAATGGAAGGATATGAGTataaaatactactactactactaataataataataataataacaataaaaatatatatttttgtatggaAATTTACACATCTGCACAATTTATTTGTTTCCAAATAATGTTTAGCATTTATGCATAAGTCTTTGTCAAAAGGTAAtgaaaaacttttgactggtaatatAATAGATTTAATGAGTTGTGAATAGGCTTGCAGACAGACATTGCACCCAGAGAGACAAACACAAGGAGAGTCACCCCATTCCTACCCTCTCTTCCCTCCGTTATCAACAGGATGTCTGGCTGTGTCTCCAGAACAGAACATAGTGTTCTACACACATGCTGAGCCAAGCAGAATGGGTGTAGTGCCATGGCAGATCTCTCATAGCTGGAATACCTGCATAAGCCGGGCACCATTGATGGATTAGCATGTGTAATCACAGAGGAATGTGGTGCCCTCTGGCAGCAGAGGGTATTTAAGGGCCCCCACTGCCAATGTCCCACTTACGCCAAGCCAGAAGGACTGTAATTATATGTGGTCAGTGTCATGGCATCCTTTAAGAAGTCTCTGGAGGGTCTAAAGAGCACCACACAGTCAGCCACTAAAGGCGTCACTGACAGTGCAGGTACTGATGATTATACAAGGTCCATTTGGGCTGTGACTTAAATATTTGGTAACTTTTATTTTCAGTTTAGGAAAGAAAAGCAGTTTTTACCTCATATGTGGTTTTATAGTGCTACTGAATGATTGAGAAGAAATCTGAACATCAAAAGGgcttttaagagatttaattatttaatcataaatgtttaatgcaaatggtaaaaagtacaaataaattagatattagaatagaagaaattaaaaataatttaaaatgtaacaatttttatttaaaatgtagcaaaataataacagcatatatacagtatgttttattattatttgtattaagaaaatatttaaaagatatgACAGTATGTTTGTCAATTTTACCATGATGCATTAAGTTTGGATTATGTTATAATTTTGGGGAGATTTTGTTGCTGTAATTTAGAGACCTTTGTCGGTGTGTGTGGAAAAACATCCAGCATGTTTGATCTTGTTATTTTAGTGCAGGCAGCACAAGATGCTGTGCACCAGGTGGCAGAATCCTCCAAAGAAACTACCAGTATAGGTAAGAAAGAGCTGCTAACTGTGTCTGTGTTATATACTGTGAATATGTACAGATAAAGATACACATCTACTTAAGAATGGATGTGCATTGATTGTCCACAATCTCAGCAGTATTGTTCTTGAAACTGAATACACTGCTAGTCATTTATTTATGACAGTGCCCTAAAATCAACCATTTCGATTTAGATTTGTATTCAAATCTAATtcaaattttaaatttaaattttaaaaatgtatttgtttgtatatcaATTTGAATATTCTGctggccattttttttattattattattattattatattgccaTAATGTCTAAAATCCAACATTTGAATTTAGatttagaattttaaatgtacattttaaaacatatatttattaatgtatttgttttttgtacCATGTTTTGCACGCCAATATGCAAATGATACCTTAAAATAACTCTctccttctgtgtgtgtgtctgtgtgtgggcgtttgtatatacacacagttgctGAGGAGGCGTCCAGACAAACACAGTCTGCTATAGGCACAACTGCAGACAAAGCTTCAGACACCATAAAGGAGTTTGGACACAAAATGAGTTCTAAATAAATTCTGCACTGCCCAAACAATccgacattattattattttttttttttttttttatcaaaattgcAAAAACttgtattaatttgtatttttttatttaaagaaacacaACACATTGATTAGCTATGAATGTAACAGACAACAAAATGTTTACACTTCATGCAGTTCCTTTGCAGGTTATTACATTAAGatttaattttagtttaattGTTCATAATGGCAAATTCCGACAGCTGTTAAAAGAcgcaaatgctttgaaaatacaCTTTACATTCCATTTCTCTGTCACTTTGTCTCCTTATATACATCCTACAAGTACATTACTGTTCTTTTGGAGTTAGATGCTATGCTAGCTCTTGTGATCAGCATATTCATTCATTTCTTCATGAAATACATGAAATGAATAAAGACTCATTTGAAGACTAACAACAAAATAATTCCAGTGAAATGAGATGTTCACTGAGGATATATACTACATCCACTACCAAACCCCTTTATGTTTTTGTCTCTGTTCCCAGAGGAGGTATCTGAGGAGGGGGTGATGACATGTTGCTATTGCAACATAACACAGAGTGAAAGAAGTTTCTTTCAAAAGAAACCTATGGCAGATAGATCCTGCTGTGGATGTCAAGAGATGATCCTTTTGATTATGAACAAtaatcccttaaagggatagtgcacaaccccccccccccccacccaatttactctttgaacacaaaaggagatgttaggcagaatgacctaagcctaagtcaccattcactttctttgtatggaaagattatttaatgaaaattaatggtgactgaggctgtcagactCTAACATCTGGCATACCACCTCATTTTGTGTtcgatggaagaaagtcatatgggtttggaacaacataaggttgagtaatCTCTTGAGCATCTTTATTCAAATGTGTTACACAGGGCACCTTGAATCCAGTAGTGTTCATCAAATCAATTTTAATAAACATAGCAGCATAGTAATGATTGTGTAACATTGCTGGCATTATTCAGATACTTTTTTGGTTACCACTTGCCATTCATCAGTCATTTTATTGAAATGTAGAATTACACAAACTAAGGATCTGAAGTACATACGTAGCTAACATATTCATTATGCATGCATTTGCCCTAAAGATTAACTTCCTTGTCAAAGGGCACTGCTAGCAGTCGGCTCTATAGCAAGCTGAGTTGTCAAAAGATGATCTGGAGCTCTCACCCTTAAAAATATATGTGGAGAATGCTCCTGCAGATTTGAGGAGGTGGAAAGGATCAGGTTCTTTATGTTAAACCTGCCATGAGAGCCAGCTACTAAGCCCATAGTACCTTATTACATGtgctgtccaaggtgctgaaaAGACTTAAGACAGCATGATTTTAGACAGTTGGAGAGACGAATAATCAGCCAGGTTTGGAAGAAATGTATTTCAGAGtcattcatttgaaaatgcacaccatttgcttttattttgtttaattgaaaCATGTTTTGATTTACCAATTTTATAACTAATGCACTGAATCCTGTTAAATCTTTTAAGTAAAgcactggcagctgtggttgccagaaattcacagtgaaaaatacagtgaccatgtttcaggcattacgggatgtcattttgatgcctgTGCATTTTTCAGTTCTCTACTGTATAAATCATTATATGGCCATTATGTAAAGACagtgcacagtgtcactcacacaaacacaaaacaagatcAAGAAAACAcacatgacactaaaataatCCAACAAACACCAACTAAACAACAtataatgtaacataaaacaccccaatgtacatagagtaactgatatttaaaaaaataaaaaataagaagaaacataaatatttaaataaaataaaataaaatgtgatgagTCAGGCAGGTTTTTCTGCCAATGgcaaatttttgtttttcaacattATTCTAACAATAGCTTTAAAGTAAATGTATCGTCTTGTAaacacataatatacattttcaccatTGACAAtaaggtaaatcatacttttacttctataaaacatactgtatatttttacaaaattttaccagaacattacatgtatttccttaaataaaatatatttttttcaccttTCACCTTCACCATGgtaaccaatattttttttttttttttttttttttttactgtggcatttttacttttatttattaatattcttttcgttaaaaatacattctttttctACATTGTAATTTTAAGGAAAAAGGAAAAAGTATATGTATAGGTtttgcagcatgactgttttatgaaatgagcgtctcccgaacagacattcaaaaatcataatttttcatatgaatctaccaaggaagtctataatacctggaaatatctatctaataatatttgcgatttaaatgttgcttgcaataaatttcgtttcgtcagggtacacggttatgctgcgttccattcaagttgtatgagggatattcctacttgatatctccgaccataaatgcattccattcccgttcgtttagcaggggtttgactctcattagagatgtctcctagcaacccaactgacaaacaatgctgcagcgctacatttgtgcttcaggtgtacgattatcaaaagagattataatgttttatacacctgtttctgcagcaggcgtttgttaaacaagttttaatatcatgtaatgtggaaacaaactcatttatcaatattacttaataaagtgaatgtttatcacttactttgtatatctccctgagtgtccacatTTTTGTGTGACTACAagtctacaagttgtaattctgacttaaagatgcattccactgcacttttcctagcaggaagttgtaaaatccgactttcccagttgaatggaacgcagcactacttttcaaaacttgatccaacactgaatgctcaagcagcctaatttacgcttagaaaactcctgatgttgctatagcgTCTGGGAACGTGATGTCAGCAACGCAATGCATGTTGGGACTTTAGGACACGGAAGCGGTGGTGGATACTGTGTTGAATTGGAAATAGACGGTATAGTTTGtattatacagataaaaatacatAACAATGGTGAATGCTTGTTGTGTAACTAACTGCCATAATCGCACTCATGACCGGCATGGAAACCGTATTTCAAATGGAGTGCGATTTTTCAGCTTTCCCGCCTGGAAACAACACGTTGGATCTCAGGTCTCCGAGTTAACAAAGCGGCTTCGCATGGCATGGGTAGCAGCAGTAAGATGGAAAAACATCACCTTCAACAACATTCCCCGacacatgtttgtttgttcacGGCATTTTCACAAAGGTAAGATATAATCAAAGCACATCTAACTGTTTTTGTTGTTTCCGCTAGCAATGCAAACATGGCGTAGAGTTGTTGCTATACCGCTAACTTTGCACTAGTAACTGGCTGCATAGCTACATAACTAATCAAATAAATTCGGCCTTTTCTTTTTAGGCAAACCAGCCTATGAAATGCTAGAGTGTGATCCTGACTGGGTACCATCATTACATCTCGGGCACACAGAAGTTAAAGCAACGCACTCTGGGCGGTTTAACCAGAGAAAACAGAGACAGCAAGCTGTCACAGGGAATAACGCTGCACCTGCACCACTTGATCTAGCTGGCCAGAGACCAGAGATGGATGAAGCTGCAACACCAGATGGTGCATCACAGATGGATGACACTGGTTCAAAAGACAACACTGCAGAACAGCAGGAATGTCTTTTTTGTAGCTGCAGGCGTGTCGAAATTAACCGCTTGTTGAAGGAGAACAGGAGACTGAAGGAAGAGCTCTCTCAAAAGAAGATGGAGGAGGATTTCTTAAAAGATGATGACGTGAAGGTCAGGTACTACACTGGGCTTCcatgttttgcggttctgatgggTGTGCTGACACAGCTTCTTCCCTGCCTGCCACAGACCGGCCGAAAACTTTCACCTTTTCAGATGCTCCTCTCAACTCTGATGTGCCTGAGGCTGAATCTGCCAATCCAGCACATTGCATACCTGTTCTCTGTGGCTCGAAAGACTTTGTCCACCACATTCAGAGATACCATAGGTACAATGTTTACACATCTCAAACCCTTGGTGCACTGGCCAGAGAGGCATTGCTTGCAAACCACCATGCCACATCAGTTTGTAGAGGCTTTTGGCAATCGTGTAGCAGTTATTGTGGACTGCTTTGAAATTCGCATTGAATGAGCATCAAATCTCAAAGCTAGAGCGCAGACATTTTCCCACTACAAACACCAGCACACCATAAAATATCTCATTGGCATTACACCACGGGAGCTATCTCTTTCATTTCCCAAGGGCGGAGAGGTCGTGTCAGTGACAAGCATGTGACTGAGAATAGTGGCCTTCTTAATAAACTATTGCCTGGGGACTTGGTGTTGGCAGATCGCGGATTTGACATCAGAGACAGTGTTGGACTGATGTGTGCAGAAGTGAAAATACCTGCATTCACAAGAGGATACAGCCAGCTGGATGCAAAAGATGTAGAGGAGACATGCCAGATAGCTCACCTCAGGGTTCACGTGGAGAGGTTGATTGGATGTGTACGCACAAAGTACACCATACTAAGTGGAATTGTACCAGTgagcatggtactaccatgtcAAGGTGAGGACATGACATTCCTTGACAAGATTGTGACTGTATGCTGTGCCTTGACTAATATGTGCCCTAGCGTTGTTATGAAACCATAAACTATGACATTAAACATGTTCACTATGCATGAACAGCATATCCTGCGTTATCAGTGTAATTCATGTTGCATACCACCTGTTACCATAATAAATGACAAAGTAGTTCAATTCTGTATCTCTTTATTTGTGTATCATGACACACTGAGGTAAATGTGTACAGTTTACAGTAACTGATACAACATACAAAACAGGTAAGTGGCAGTGTAACCTTAACAACACATAAAACggtaattttaagttaaatagaaaaaaaaacattgcacctAAAAGTTCAGTGCTACTGTAGTGCAAATACAACAGGTATAAGAGGTAACAGCGGTGTAACCTTCAAGTATCAAGAACACAGATAACAAGGCAATAAGTAAACGCGTTAAATagaaaactaaaaatgaaaacCTATTGGAACATTACatgaaaatgtaaatacaataCTGTCCAGTAATTAAAAAGaactataaatacaaaaacacacttgTGCTCCAATGTTTCAGTGTGTGCAGGAGGCACAGAACCATAACTCGCTTTCTGAAGGTGCCAGACTGAGTCCCACACAGCTGAGGTGGAACCACTGGACTGCACAGTTTTCGTTTTCACAAGCCACCATGTCATCCTGGTCTTCAGGCCCTCTGCAAATGCACCAGAGTATTTTTATGTGCCTGTGTTCTTGCCCTTTTTGTGTGAGATGGCTGTAACTCTGTTGAAACAGGTGTCTTTGTGGAGGCTGGTCGAGTATAGAAACACGACACAAGCTCAGGTAGTGAAACTTTGTGGAAGAACTCCTGTGCTCTCTTTAGAATTGTTTTCCAGTAGTCCGCATCCGGTAAGACCCGAACCACAGCACAATCATTCGCCGTCCACACAACAAAGTCACAAAACTGTGACCCAGTAACAAAGATCTGTGTTTTTACTTGGCTGTAGTACTTGTGTGTCTGTTTCAAGTGTAACTTCCCATCAGTTAGCTGGAGACAGAAGTTGCTGTCATCTGCACAGGCCTGCAGGATGGAGTTGTTGCAGTACTTAAATGTGCATTTAATTTCCAGACAGCCTTTCCCACAACATGTGCAGTGAATGAGCCCGTCAGGTGATGCCCCAACCTCAGGAAATAATGGATTTATTATGAATCCACACTGCTCCACTTTCAGGTTCCTGTGCTGGGGTGCTGTCAATGTGACATAGGTCTGCCTTTCTGTTTCTTCATTGTCTATCCCCCATCTGATGGCAGCTGAGGTTGCTGTTTTTTTGGGATAGCACACTCTTGACACAGTTGATGTAGCTGGTTTGTCAACACTAGTGGACATAACGGTATGCATATTGGAAGCTGTTATTCTTTCTGCTCTTGATGTGTACCAAGCAGGCGATCGATGTTGCAGTCTCTTCTGAGCTTCCACTGTAGCTGCCTGTGTCTCTGTTACCGCTACCAGGTGTGTGATGATGTTGCAATGCTGGAGCAGGACAGGTAGTTCGCATCCATCCTTTCCTGGGTCATGAAGGTGCAGTAGGGACTTTGGCACTACATGTGGCTTAACAGGGTCTGTATAATGATGGTGGTTCTCCTCAATCCCAGAAAGACAAACAGCCTTGCTGTGAGTGTGCAAAATCTGAAGCAGGGGTGACAGGTCTGAAAGTGTGGGCTTATGCCCACAAGGACTTGCAGAGCCAAAACAAGTACGTATCCCTGACATTCCTCTCTCCCCATTGATGCACTTGTCGAGTGCCACCCTCTTAGCTGCACTAGAGGAGAAGTCAATCTTGTAGCCCACCTCTGCTTGGACCTTGTCAACACTAGCCGGTATCATCCAGTAGGCTGGAATGTCAGTGACAGTCTTGGTCCCCTGTATCCGGACTGCTGCTTCAATTTTAAACAGGAGAGCCCCAACATGTGTGCAAGACTCTGCTATGCCAGCCATGCATGTGCAGTATGCACACTCCACTTGGCCACTGGAGCTGAGGATCAGCCATGGCTTGAGTGGAGGTTCATTTAGGCGTTGAGAGTGCAAAACCtaagatataaaaatatactgaaataagtataaaatgaataataaaacacaataaaaatatctCTAATCATCTATGTTATATGAACAGGGCTCACACTAAACATCAAACTCAGAATGTAGTCCACAATGtgcagaaacaacaacaaaaaaaaggttttaagtttgaaagttttagtttagtagttttaaaagttagaATTTTAGATAGATCGATAATACACAGATTGATCGATgatacacagatagatagatagatagatagatagataagaatgTGGCCTAAGTGAAAAACAAACTGTCATTACTAAATGTGCTGCTGATGAAAATGATGAAGTTTAGAGTGGTGAAAGAGGTGTGTGTTTGTTACATACCTTTGTGCGAACAACCGTTTTCTGGTTGTTGACACGGAAAATCTGCAGGTCCTGCACCCATCCATTTGTGAACTGCAGGTGGGCCTCGAGAGATTTATAATTTCTAAATTGCTCATATGTGTACACACTGACACCACATCCGGGAAGGTTACGTGCGGTAGCTCGTTAAGATCATCGGACCCCTTTTTGTGTTCGTACGGTTCGAGCCCGATGATTTCCTTGATTTTTTGTAAGTACCGCAACTTTGCTTCCTTGTTGAGCTTTTCTCTATATAGAATCTTGCACTTGGTCTTCGTTCGGTCCattattgttttgtgtttttttctgtttattatcgCTGTATACTAATATCTGATAACTGATGAGCATGTCCTAAAACATGGCGGGAACTACCCAGAATGCAATGCGTAGTGGCGTAGTTTCCCaagctataacaatgcaaaaagcacttaccaaattacttgaagtgaaaatcagtcctcctttcctgtttaataaattaagcaatcacacggtcatgcagaacatctcaggtttgtaaatccataaggatctctttctcagtggcgatagcggcagtaatgacagttgactggtcagcaagatctcgcgctctccgctttcaaattacgtcacttgaagcgtgattgcgtcactcaagccagctagaaggcctcgaccgggacatatcctaaagatcacacccaccaagaacaaataaatcagtctgattggctgatgaatctgataatctgactttagttgctcattcatttgcactgttgagggattctgaagtaATTtcgaaggcctgagggggtggagatcaaactcacgtgctgcttcgggcatgcgatttgtgaaagagttgtcacactttgcttgtaagcatcaaggaatcaattctgactggataaactttttgtttttctctgtttgtttgtagattaattaagagtggaaagcaattaaaaatgcaTAGACAAAAAGGTTATTGAGagtgaaaggatgaaaaatatgtatatatttggcatgttaggccagcagagaagactttgctggccctgagaattcgccactggtattgacagcatctaaacgtcatcattttacgtattaacacctatagaaacatacagttgtttacatgtactgtttgaattgattaatgttgaataattaatagatttaatcagttaattacatttaatttataatcaatgagattagttaaatgccatcacatttatttaacgcaGCTGACAttgtaatatgacattttaatggtttaattcagttctgtgtgatttctgctgccctatacaacgttttaaaggattacatcactttaaccaagactacactttaaaatgttaaaatgaataaaaactctttaatcatttaatcattcattaagcatttaattttatttttgtttgccatgggacacaaaaggagttttcataatatgccaaaaaaaaactaaataaaccacAAACAGCaccttaaaacaataataaaattaatccatacatttgttagctataatccaaatcttcagactgttttctgtgaagaacagacccaaattcaagccttttattcaatgaTGTCCATCTCCATCTGCTGCTGCGCTGTTGCACCCACTATAACCGTCAACCTGTTggttttttcaaatgtttattttttttatccccttttctcccaattttggaatgcccagttcccactacttagtaggtccttgtggtggcacagttactcacctcaatccgggtggcagaggacaagtcccagttgtctccgcttctgagaccgtcaatccacacatcttatcacgtggctcgctgtgcatgacaccgtggagactcccagcatgtggaggctcatgctacactccgtaatccacgcacaacttatcacgcaccccattgagagcgagaacccctaatcgtgaccacaaggaggttaccccatgtgactctaccctccctagcaaccgggccaatttggttgcttaggagacctgactggagtcactcagcacaccctggattcgaactcaagactccaggggtggtagtcagcgtcaatactcgctgagctacccaggcccctttgttTTCAGAATTAAAAAATTGTCACCTCAAGCATTATGACCAGCAGTTTTATGGCAGTGATGTTGAATGCTTATTGTTTCTGAAGTGTCTCGTGACCGTTTGCGACACGCCGTATTCTGCTATGTATATGTTTGACTGAGGTATCACAGCACTGgtatggagtgcatcaggagaagatttacagcaaTTAATCGTTTAAATTCCACCATTTAACTCAAACAAAGCTATTGAATGCCTTCAGGGAGCACATCAGATGCAGCGCATTGCCCTTTGggctacttttgtactgaattttgctatttttctgagaaaAGTTTTTGATTAAATTGATCTGcctgttatgtgttttatataCTTAATAAGTGGTTatgattaggtttaggagtaggtgtgggattagtggctgtttaatatatataaatgaatatattgtatcaaaaattattgctactgtacattaatctacttgttacatgtttttatattgttgaaatgtggttatgtttagaggttaagggtagggttaagtgatctaaaatatctataaaacagtaaaaatgtaaaaaaatatatttataattgttacGTCCCAGgacatatttctttctttatttatttccttGTTACATCTGTGGATGAAGTGGTTGATTGTATATTGATTATacagtgtttgtatgttttttgttgttttccttgtgttctctctctgtcattttcCCAACCAGATTAACTGACATCAGTTGCCAATGATTAAGGTCAAGTGCTGAGCTGCTCTGATTGGTGGACAACATGGGGAACATGTGGATAAAGCTGAGATGGAAAGTCAGCTAGAAGAAACTCCTTCCTCCTGCTCCAGTATGTGCAATGTTGGTGTTTAGTACTGTTGTTATTAAGAACTTGAAGTTGCAATCTATGGTAAacagttgcctttttttttttttttttttttttttttaaacaatcttaTGAGTGTAAAATCCTTTGTTGGGTGTGTGCTTAGTTCCATCCCTTAACATTTATGGAAGCAGTAGAGAGGTGGGCGCCACTTTTGTTGTTAACcttgttttctcctgtttatgGCTAGATAGGGAGTGAGGCTAGACTTCTGTTGTTAATtttctatttctttatttgtaaGGGTAAGTAGTTTGTGCCTCCCATCAGCTAGACtccttttgtttattattttggcctggTCCCCTCGAAGTCTTAATgcttccttttgtgttcatagAAGAAAATAAACTTGTAACTATTATTGTAACCTGCTGTTATCGGTTGGGACAGGAGTGAAGACCTCCATAtacttttcatttaaataattttgttctTTATCACTTgttttctcccccacacctagaCGGGGAGGAAACATAACAATCgatttgtgtattcaaatatCTTTGTAATGGAGTTGTCAATATTGTAAGTTTCTAAAGCTATGAATGTTTGTTTTAGGTGCTTTCAAACATCCATATTCTACATTTTAGTATCtattcaaatgtacaaaaattttaaatataaatgtacacaCAGCATGTATATTACTGAGAtcaggctgttataaaataagaCTATATTTGAAGTTTGAGATGAATCTGCTTGGTAAGTGTGGTGATGGGGGGCATATGTttgagggagtggtgtggctagACAAGCTGGTTGTGTTCGAGAAGTTTAAGAGTTTTGTTGCATTGAACTGACAAATAAAAATCCCTGAGATGGCTGCACTCAAATGAACTGAAGACAGAGaataaaagcctacctgaagTGTGTTACTGCTCCCTGTCTCCTTCCATATCCAAACCCTTAAAGAGTGTTACAGGAAGTCTGTATTTACCCACAGAATCAATTGTTTTTAGTTTGACTTTTaaagtaaattttaatggtaaTAACATTAATACTTTAAC from Myxocyprinus asiaticus isolate MX2 ecotype Aquarium Trade chromosome 22, UBuf_Myxa_2, whole genome shotgun sequence includes the following:
- the LOC127412967 gene encoding uncharacterized protein LOC127412967, giving the protein MVNACCVTNCHNRTHDRHGNRISNGVRFFSFPAWKQHVGSQVSELTKRLRMAWVAAVRWKNITFNNIPRHMFVCSRHFHKGKPAYEMLECDPDWVPSLHLGHTEVKATHSGRFNQRKQRQQAVTGNNAAPAPLDLAGQRPEMDEAATPDGASQMDDTGSKDNTAEQQECLFCSCRRVEINRLLKENRRLKEELSQKKMEEDFLKDDDVKVRYYTGLPCFAVLMGVLTQLLPCLPQTGRKLSPFQMLLSTLMCLRLNLPIQHIAYLFSVARKTLSTTFRDTIGTMFTHLKPLVHWPERHCLQTTMPHQFVEAFGNRVAVIVDCFEIRIE